A genome region from Candidatus Gracilibacteria bacterium includes the following:
- a CDS encoding prepilin-type N-terminal cleavage/methylation domain-containing protein: protein MKHIKKGFTLVELMVVVVILSVLATVGFISYEAYLVDTRDSKRLAQITGLRDGLRLATTKGSLPIPDDAVEIRNNSTTFLYQGYAGEDVLNSISYSDSTVDPLDETYYTYMLSDNRKDFQIMGFLEKYNQDVISLNTQSVFAAVNYSQRFPNTVGKKLGILLQQQTNTPLQEIPEYAGTGFIDLQNPTTNLFDAYITDTYIISGKENDLIGIIPYTTCKKIANNGGSYGNGIYNINPTGLNPFEVYCDMEIDGGGWTLIGRSHESAAPNDFGWLSKRGTVRDNNSAYSLGVDSIETNFSEIMISSYSSGKNISYAAKTSVDRSYYKNTANYKTFSRGVGCTEVFPVTSWRSPCDATGVDGKATEHSALVFWGFFNYSGLDTVNDSHFYFDHFARNSPTLFYGLYANGWNKETGDGLGELFGKQGMVFVR from the coding sequence ATGAAACATATAAAAAAAGGATTTACACTTGTGGAGCTTATGGTGGTCGTAGTTATTCTCAGCGTGTTAGCTACTGTAGGTTTTATTTCATACGAAGCGTATTTAGTAGATACGAGAGACAGTAAGAGACTTGCTCAAATAACGGGACTCAGAGATGGTCTACGACTCGCGACGACTAAATGATCACTTCCTATTCCTGATGATGCTGTTGAAATTCGCAATAATAGTACAACTTTTTTGTATCAATGATATGCTTGAGAAGATGTTTTAAACTCTATTTCATATAGTGATAGTACCGTTGATCCTCTCGATGAGACATACTATACTTATATGCTCTCTGATAATAGAAAAGATTTTCAGATTATGTGATTTCTAGAAAAGTATAACCAAGATGTTATATCTCTTAACACTCAAAGCGTATTTGCAGCTGTTAATTATTCTCAGAGGTTTCCAAATACAGTGGGGAAGAAACTTTGAATTTTGTTACAACAACAAACAAATACTCCACTTCAAGAAATACCTGAATATGCAGGAACTGGATTTATAGACTTACAAAATCCAACTACTAATTTATTTGATGCATATATTACTGATACGTATATTATATCTTGAAAAGAGAATGATCTCATTTGAATTATCCCTTATACAACCTGTAAAAAAATAGCTAACAATGGTGGAAGTTATGGAAATGGGATTTACAATATTAACCCTACGGGACTCAACCCATTTGAAGTATACTGTGATATGGAGATAGATGGTGGATGATGGACTTTAATTTGAAGAAGTCATGAATCTGCTGCTCCTAACGACTTTTGATGGCTTTCAAAAAGAGGGACTGTGAGAGATAATAACTCAGCATATTCTCTCTGAGTTGATTCTATAGAAACGAACTTCTCTGAAATAATGATTAGTTCCTACTCAAGTTGAAAAAATATATCCTATGCTGCTAAAACTTCTGTTGATCGAAGTTACTATAAAAATACAGCTAATTATAAAACATTTTCACGTTGAGTATGATGTACAGAAGTCTTTCCGGTTACCTCTTGGAGGAGTCCTTGTGACGCAACATGAGTTGATGGAAAAGCAACTGAGCATAGCGCATTAGTATTTTGGTGATTTTTTAACTATAGTGGATTAGATACCGTAAATGATTCACATTTTTACTTTGATCATTTTGCAAGAAATAGCCCAACCTTATTTTACTGACTTTATGCAAATGGATGGAATAAAGAAACATGAGATGGACTAGGAGAATTGTTTTGAAAACAAGGGATGGTATTTGTAAGATAA